The following coding sequences are from one Chelonoidis abingdonii isolate Lonesome George chromosome 4, CheloAbing_2.0, whole genome shotgun sequence window:
- the CYB561A3 gene encoding lysosomal membrane ascorbate-dependent ferrireductase CYB561A3 isoform X3, with amino-acid sequence MPTFQFLPFLAVLGTLGFLCVVFTGFWSQHWRGGFAWDGSAKMFNWHPLFMVTGMLVLYGAAVLVYRVPSSWVGPKLPWKLLHAALTLAAFVLVVLGLVAVFGFHNAQKIPNMYSLHSWLGLAAVLLFSCQWLMGFATFLLPWSPAWLRIIYKPVHVFFGSTILALAMAASISGINEKLFFSLTNKTVPYTKLPPEAWFANSLGMLILVFGLLVLWALAMPAWKRPESESLEARQPLLH; translated from the exons atGCCCACCTTCCAGTTCTTGCCCTTCTTGGCGGTGCTGGGCACCCTGGGGTTCCTGTGTGTGGTGTTCACAGGGTTCTGGTCCCAGCACTGGCGTGGAGGCTTTGCCTGGGATGGCTCCGCCAAGATGTTTAACTGGCACCCACTCTTCATGGTGACGGGCATGCTGGTGCTGTATGGGGCGG CGGTGTTGGTGTACCGGGTGCCCAGCTCCTGGGTGGGCCCTAAGCTCCCGTGGAAGCTGCTGCACGCGGCGCTGACCCTGGCAGCTTTTGTCCTGGTTGTGCTGGGGCTTGTCGCCGTCTTCGGGTTCCACAATGCCCAGAAGATCCCCAACATGTACTCGCTGCACAGCTGGTTGGGgctggcagctgtgctgctcttctCTTGCCAG TGGCTCATGGGGTTCGCTACATTCCTGTTACCCTGGTCCCCTGCCTGGCTGCGGATCATCTACAAGCCTGTTCACGTCTTCTTCGGCTCCACCATCCTTGCGTTGGCCATGGCTGCATCCATCTCTGGCATCAACGAGAAGCTCTTCTTCAGCCT GACGAACAAGACAGTTCCCTATACCAAACTCCCCCCTGAGGCCTGGTTCGCCAATTCTCTGGGGATGCTGATCTTGGTCTTTGGGTTGCTGGTGCTGTGGGCTCTTGCCATGCCAGCCTGGAAGCGCCCAGAGTCAGAGTCACTGGAGGCCCGACAG cccctgctccattAG
- the CYB561A3 gene encoding lysosomal membrane ascorbate-dependent ferrireductase CYB561A3 isoform X1, whose amino-acid sequence METAQPLATGPAGGTRSAQIEAGAPPDALDHRVALSSLLPVSVTCAGRWTAKTPFPIVLQERARAGSAGRGCKGGGAVPAAGVMPTFQFLPFLAVLGTLGFLCVVFTGFWSQHWRGGFAWDGSAKMFNWHPLFMVTGMLVLYGAAVLVYRVPSSWVGPKLPWKLLHAALTLAAFVLVVLGLVAVFGFHNAQKIPNMYSLHSWLGLAAVLLFSCQWLMGFATFLLPWSPAWLRIIYKPVHVFFGSTILALAMAASISGINEKLFFSLTNKTVPYTKLPPEAWFANSLGMLILVFGLLVLWALAMPAWKRPESESLEARQPLLH is encoded by the exons ATGGAGACCGCACAACCATTGGCGACCGGCCCGGCCGGCGGAACCCGAAGCGCTCAGATAGAGGCGGGGGCACCGCCGGATGCCTTGGATCATAGAGTGGCGCTGAGTTCTCTTCTCCCCGTCTCTGTGACCTGCGCAGGCCGCTGGACGGCGAAGACTCCATTTCCCATAGTGCTGCAGGAGAGGGCGCGAGCCGGAAGTGCCGGGCGTGGCTGTAAGGGGGGAG GTGcagtccctgctgctggagtgatGCCCACCTTCCAGTTCTTGCCCTTCTTGGCGGTGCTGGGCACCCTGGGGTTCCTGTGTGTGGTGTTCACAGGGTTCTGGTCCCAGCACTGGCGTGGAGGCTTTGCCTGGGATGGCTCCGCCAAGATGTTTAACTGGCACCCACTCTTCATGGTGACGGGCATGCTGGTGCTGTATGGGGCGG CGGTGTTGGTGTACCGGGTGCCCAGCTCCTGGGTGGGCCCTAAGCTCCCGTGGAAGCTGCTGCACGCGGCGCTGACCCTGGCAGCTTTTGTCCTGGTTGTGCTGGGGCTTGTCGCCGTCTTCGGGTTCCACAATGCCCAGAAGATCCCCAACATGTACTCGCTGCACAGCTGGTTGGGgctggcagctgtgctgctcttctCTTGCCAG TGGCTCATGGGGTTCGCTACATTCCTGTTACCCTGGTCCCCTGCCTGGCTGCGGATCATCTACAAGCCTGTTCACGTCTTCTTCGGCTCCACCATCCTTGCGTTGGCCATGGCTGCATCCATCTCTGGCATCAACGAGAAGCTCTTCTTCAGCCT GACGAACAAGACAGTTCCCTATACCAAACTCCCCCCTGAGGCCTGGTTCGCCAATTCTCTGGGGATGCTGATCTTGGTCTTTGGGTTGCTGGTGCTGTGGGCTCTTGCCATGCCAGCCTGGAAGCGCCCAGAGTCAGAGTCACTGGAGGCCCGACAG cccctgctccattAG
- the CYB561A3 gene encoding lysosomal membrane ascorbate-dependent ferrireductase CYB561A3 isoform X2, whose amino-acid sequence MRPQLLENAQESALLSAVPAAGVMPTFQFLPFLAVLGTLGFLCVVFTGFWSQHWRGGFAWDGSAKMFNWHPLFMVTGMLVLYGAAVLVYRVPSSWVGPKLPWKLLHAALTLAAFVLVVLGLVAVFGFHNAQKIPNMYSLHSWLGLAAVLLFSCQWLMGFATFLLPWSPAWLRIIYKPVHVFFGSTILALAMAASISGINEKLFFSLTNKTVPYTKLPPEAWFANSLGMLILVFGLLVLWALAMPAWKRPESESLEARQPLLH is encoded by the exons ATGAGGCCTCAGCTGCTGGAGAATGCACAAGAATCAGCCCTTCTGA GTGcagtccctgctgctggagtgatGCCCACCTTCCAGTTCTTGCCCTTCTTGGCGGTGCTGGGCACCCTGGGGTTCCTGTGTGTGGTGTTCACAGGGTTCTGGTCCCAGCACTGGCGTGGAGGCTTTGCCTGGGATGGCTCCGCCAAGATGTTTAACTGGCACCCACTCTTCATGGTGACGGGCATGCTGGTGCTGTATGGGGCGG CGGTGTTGGTGTACCGGGTGCCCAGCTCCTGGGTGGGCCCTAAGCTCCCGTGGAAGCTGCTGCACGCGGCGCTGACCCTGGCAGCTTTTGTCCTGGTTGTGCTGGGGCTTGTCGCCGTCTTCGGGTTCCACAATGCCCAGAAGATCCCCAACATGTACTCGCTGCACAGCTGGTTGGGgctggcagctgtgctgctcttctCTTGCCAG TGGCTCATGGGGTTCGCTACATTCCTGTTACCCTGGTCCCCTGCCTGGCTGCGGATCATCTACAAGCCTGTTCACGTCTTCTTCGGCTCCACCATCCTTGCGTTGGCCATGGCTGCATCCATCTCTGGCATCAACGAGAAGCTCTTCTTCAGCCT GACGAACAAGACAGTTCCCTATACCAAACTCCCCCCTGAGGCCTGGTTCGCCAATTCTCTGGGGATGCTGATCTTGGTCTTTGGGTTGCTGGTGCTGTGGGCTCTTGCCATGCCAGCCTGGAAGCGCCCAGAGTCAGAGTCACTGGAGGCCCGACAG cccctgctccattAG